The genomic stretch agcgacttacagctgtaatcgcagcaaaaggtggcgctacaaagtattaacttaagggggctgaataattttgcacgcccaatttttcagtttttgatttgttaaaaaagtttgaaatatccaataaatgtcgttccacttcatgattgtgtcccacttgatgttgattcttcacaaaaaaatacagttttatatctttatgtttgaagcctgaaatgtggcaaaaggtcacaaagttcaagggggccgaatactttcgcaaggcactgtatgtgcccttctttgtgaggcattggaaaaaacgtccctggtctttgtggttgaaccgGTGTTTGAAactcactgctcgactgagggacctttacagataattgtatgtgtgagatgaagagatgaggtagtcattcaaaaaccatgttaaacactattattgcacacagagtgagtccatacaacttattacatgattgttaagcacatttttattcctgaacctatttaggtgtagttattgactcaagacatttcagctagTTTTTTAAATTGATTTGTAAACTTtttcgaaaaacataattccactttgacatcatgggTATGGTGTGTAGGCCACTGACAAAACATCTACATTTGATAcattttaaaattcaggctgtaacacaatcacatgtgggaaaagtcaaagggtgtgaatactttctgaaggcactgtatccgcCTTGCTCTTCACCTTCTGTTTGTTTCCCTTTGGGCAGGTCTGGTTTCACTGAGTTATTCCTAGAACATTCCAACTTAAGTGAGGTTACATAAGGAAACCTTAAGTGAGGTTACATAAGGGAACCTTAAGTGAGATTGCATAAGGGAACCTTAAGTGAGATTGCATAAGGAAACCTTAAGTGAGATTGCATAAGGGATTTGTATTCTCATCTGAGATTAAATCTAAAGAGGTTATTACATACAACTGTAGAACTATACTCAAATAGCCCTAGATATATGATTAGTATAATAAATGCATCACCCCACTATGCAGTTAAGAACACTGTTTTGGCAGTCAAAAACATGAAAGGACAAGGACTGGCACTACAGTGAAAGTTCTACATGACATTTTTGTGAAGTGTTGATGATaaatagtggagtttggagtttgtATTCTACTTGCTCTTTTCATACCATGCTGTCATGTTGGTAAACAGCAGTAAATATTGTCAGGTAGCTGTGATAGAGCAGGTAACTCCGCTACTGGccttcctctctattcctctcctccatacctctctcgttctctgtttaCACCCTCTCTGTTTTGCTTCATTCCACTCCACCTTTCCATAATCTGTTTTTCAGCTAACGTGTGAGTATGTttatagaagagagagggagagagtgagttaAGTGTGGTCTGATTGAGGAGGTGGAATGGGCTGATAgaaagaagaagggaggagaaagagagagggagggctgagAAAGAGGGAGTAGGGGGAAACAGACGGGTGGGGGGAGAAGAGGTATAAAAGTATAAAAGCCTTGCTAAACAGAATAAAGAAAtatccccagagagagagagggattctgaAAGAGACTTTACCAGAGAGTTGACACCATAACTATCTTCTTAGGGTAAGTACAACTATCTCATAGCTACATAACAATATACTATCCACAATATATTAAAAACAAGATATACATTTGATATAGGTAACTTTGACTTAACtctaacagaaatcccataaagGAGGTTAATGTTTAGGTGTAAATATTGGCTGTCACTTTTTGCAGCCGAGAATGAAGTGTAactaacaaaacaaacagacttgGATCCATTAAAACAGTGATCCAGTGAGATGCATGGGGACAGCCTTCAGTTTGTTTGATGTGCTACTGAGTGCTGAGTGAATAGGGGTCATTAGCCTGGTGGTGCAGTTCTGTGGGTTAGTAGCATCCTGCATGGTAAAGTTTTTTTTCCAGTGAGGTGAGCACATTCTGGCCTGGGGGGGGGTCTCAGGGCCTGCTGTGTGTTCGTCAGGCTGCAGACGATGCTGTCAGCACctcactaacacaaacacacccactcaTTGATATCCTCGTAACCCTTTTGCCTGTAAGGTCTGTGAGCTCCCTCCCTGTGGGCCAGCTGTGCCCCATGCCTGGGGGGTGACATGTGCCATTGGGTATGTAAAGGAGGGGCGTTGTACCAGGTTGTCATCCTACCCTATAAACACATGAGGCGACAGAGAGGGTCTGCCATGGGGCACATGGATGTGGGTGAATGTGGGGGTTTTTGTTCGCAAGGTTGGGGTCTTGTTGACTATTTGTACAGGTGTCAAAAACgtggcaaagtgtgtgtgtgtgtgtgtgtgtgtgtgtgtgtgtgtgtgtgtgtgtgtgtgtgtgtgtgtgtgtgtgtgtgtgtgtgtgtgtgtgtgtgtgtgcgtgcgtgcgtgcgtgtgtgtgtgtgtgtgtggggacgtggtttagggttaggtttagggttaaggttaggttttttgGTTaagattaggtgtgtgtgtgtgtgtgtgtgtgtcactgctcCATTGCTGCCAGCACTATGACTGtttttctccctcccccatcatTCAGCAATGGCACTGACTAGTTACTACAGTATACCCATATACAGcgccgtgaaaaagtatttgccccctttctgattttctctatttttgcatatttttgatactgaatgttatcagatcttacCAAAACCTAATATTCGATAAAAAGAAGTTTACAAATACCAGTTTATACCAGTttaatggaagtatatatggagataGTTTAGTGCCTAAAATAAGGGGATAAATAAAAATGGTTTCCTGATACTTTTTATATCTCTCagctataggacagacacttcagaacaaacttcctttagatgatTTTTGGGGGGACTAtatgttgttccatgtagtgaatctgttattcaatgtgtttctaatggctaatagcagtaatgacaCATTAAATGTTTCATCCAATAATTTTATATATTTCTTTGATACCTAAGGGtttttaaaattcaaaatcaaagcTAAATAATCCTTAGTATggtcatcttaaaacaattcataAGTTAGCTTAGAACCCCCTGGCTTAAACAGGGCTTAAATTCGAATAAAatggttttcaagcatgaactgctcgtttcaagtcctcgTTTCAGATCTTCAACAGATGGGACCCATCCAAAACGTTGACTCAGGTTTTCCAAAAAAAcacctggaagcacctggatgatcatcaagaatcttggaagaatgttctatggacagatgagtcaaatGTATAACCTTTTGGATGACATGGGTgccattatgcctggcgaaaaccaaacactgcattccacagtaagaacctcataccaacggtcaagcatggtggtggtagtgtgatggttcagggatgctttgctgcctcaggacctggacgacttgccttaatagaaggaactaTAAATTCTgctcagagaattctacaggagactgtcaggccatccatctgtgagctgaagctgaagtgcaGCTGGGTCATGAAGCAAGACAataatccaaaacacacaatcaagtctacatgaaaatggctaaaaagcaacgaattttaagttttggaatggcctagtcaaagtccagacctaattccaattgagatgttgtggcaggacttaaAACGAACAGTttatgcttgaaaacccacaaatgttgctgagttaaagcagttctgcatggaagagtgggccaaaattcctccactgcgatgtgagagactgatcaacaactacaggaagcatttggtggGAGTCATTGCAGCTCAAAGTGGCACAACCAGTTGTTGAGTGTatgggggcaattactttttttaCACAGgagcattgggtgttgcataactttatttatgaaataaattaaacaagTATGTAATTGttttgttatttgttcactcaggttgcctttatctaatattaggttttggttgaagacctgataacattcagtatcagaaATTACTAGAGAACATGAGAAAGGGGGTAAAtgctttttcacagcactgtacgCCCATAGAAACCCTGTACTTTCCTGTCTGTACATCACAAGGGACCCTAAAATCCAGtcatacaaaaataacattggtTTTGGGAATATGTTTGTTTGCCCTCTACTCTGGAAATACATAAATGTATAGGCCtagatattattatttttgttgacattgagaaaTAGTGTGTAGTCAATGGATTTATGGCTGCATTAACATGTACATGAACCCACATACAGACCCATGTAGACTCTTTACCATCAGTTCACTTGTTTTATAGCTGTCACAGTCCCTAACGTACAGTAATGTCATGCACTCCCTCCATGCCACATATGACACATTTTAACATCAGTCTTCTCTCCAGCAGACCAAGAGACCGACAGACAGCCAGATTGAGGATGAGGACTCTCCTCCAGTGTGTGGCCCTGtctgtcaccatctctctctgcgTCTGCTACGGTACATTTCTACAAATCAACGCTACGTCAATTCAGAATCTTTTCAGTAAAACCTGGTGATCTACAGTGATAAGTCACGGATAACTTTCCCCTtcttttccacagattctcaagaAAGCACAGAATCCTTTGAAGGTGATCGACCTTCAGATTCTTATGGCAGTAAAACATTCCCACACATTTGATGTATTATAAAAACACTTATATTTGTAAATTTGTAAAAATATTATTTCATCTGATTTAGAATTCCAGACCAATTAGGCCATTCAGTGAATTCAATATGATTTTGCCACTGAAATCTGTATGCCCGCCCCTGTTGAGATGGGGATAATTTCTTCTAATAAAATGGTTTTATTTAATTCCATTACATTCCAGATGTGTTTGTCAGTCCATACCGAGCCAACTCATTCATCAACCCACAGAGTCCACAGAGGGGAAGTGCCTACAACACTCCATCAAGAGGCAGCACTTACAGGAGGtaccacacacaataccccataatgtcaaagctgaatcaataactattcaaccccttgTTATgttaagcctaaataagtttaggagtaaaaatgtgctaagAAAAGCCACATAATAAgtttcatggactcactctgtgtacgATAATAggttttaacatgatttttgaatgactacctcatctcctcacctcacctcacacatacaattatctgtaaggtccctcagtcgagcagggaatttcaaacacagattaaaccacaaagatcagggaggttttccaatgcctcacaaagaagggcacatattggtagttttttaaaagttttttaaatcacacattcaatatccctttgagcatggtgaagttattaattacactttggatggtgtatcaatacacccagtcaccacaaaagatacaggcgtccttcctaactcagttgccggagaggaaggaaaccgctcagggatttcaccattaggccaatggtaactttaaaacagttacagggtttaatggctgtgataggagtaactgaggatggatcaacaacattgtagttactccacaatactaacctaattgacaaagcgaaaagaaggaagtctgtacagaacacaaatattccacaacatacatcctgtttgcaaggcactaaagtaaaactgcaaaacaaaGCAATTAACTGTTTGTCATGAATACATAGTGTTATtttgggggcaaatccaatacaacacattactgagtaccactctctgtattttcaagtatagtggtggctgcatcatgttatgggtatgcatgtattaaggactggggagtttttcaggataaaacatttacggaatggagctaagtacaggaaaaaaaatcctagaggaaaacctggttcagtcggctttccaccagacactgagagattaattcacctttcagcaggacaataacctaaaacacaaggccaaatctacacgggagttgcttaccaagaagaccgtgaatgttcctgagtgaccgagttacagttttgtcttaaatctgcttgaaaatctatggccagacttgaaaatggttgtctagcaatgatcaataactcTTTTGACagtgcttgaagaattttgaaaataataatgggcaaatattgtacaatccaggtgtacaaagctcttaCACGGAACTCAAACAGGCTGTGcgtgtgcgccatcgtgcgctatcgtgaatacatttattttgttcccctacaccaaacgcgatcacgacacgcaggttaaaatatcaaaacaaactctgaaacaattacattaatttggggacaggtcaaaaagcattaaacatgtatggcaatttagctagttagcttgcacttgctagctaatttgtactatttagctagcttgctgttgctagctaatttgtcctgggatataaacattgagttgttattttacctgaactgcacaaggtcctctactctgacaaatGAATCCACAcatgaatcgtttctagtcatctctcctccttccaggctttttcatcgttgaacttatatggtgattgcatctaaactttcatagttttaccacgactaccggcaaaacagttagtctttcaatcacccacgtgggtataaccaaagAGGAGaaggcacgtgggtacctgcttctataaaccaatgaggagataggagaggcagAACTTTCAGCGTGATCTGGGCCAGAAATAGGAATGGCTTCCATTTTAGCCCTTGGTAACGCAGACGCTTGTTGGcgcgtgcgagcagtgtgggtgcaataattgaataacatggatttgtacatttattttgcgaacatatattacacaacatatataacataacatatattGGCTCAAGggtgtgaatgcttatgtaaatggttatttttgtatttaaatatcaatacatttgctaacatttctaaaaacatgtttttagaaaaaatatcaatttaaaccatttacaattctgtctgtaacataacaaaatgtgtaaaaagtcaaggaatatgaatactttctgaaggcactgtaggcctCTGTGTTCTTTGTTTATCTGTGTTTCATAATGGTTGACTGTGATTGTAGTTGACTTGTGTCTGTGTTTCAGAACAATGAAGTCTCCAGCGGAGAGGCGCACAGAGACATGTGAGGACTACTCTCCCTGTCGCTTCTTTGCCCATCACTATGGTTACCAGCTGGCCTATCAGAGATATTTTAGAGCCAGGAACCCAGGCACAACGGGGACCCGTGGATTctgagtccctgtccatcttatCATAGCAATTATTCCTGCTATTGATTTACTGTACGCTCATTCAACACACTCTGACATTACGTAACAGGATATTGGTTCGGTGATGTAACAGTGAAAGAGATGTGACAAATATATGAAAACATATCAGTAAATCAATTACGTATATAGTGATCCAATAATCTTGCGCATTTATATAATTCAAGCGCCATTTATTGTATAACTTTATAGCCTACTCACAATCACCACACCCTCAAAGAATAACTGCTTTCAGAAATCTGTGTTTGTGAAGATTAGCTTCACACCCACCTCCATTGTTCCCTTTTTCCATCCACACTAAGACAACAGTCTCTGTCTAACccatatgtatttatatgtattaaAAAGTGGTTTTGAAGAGTTTCTTACATTCATTGTCTAAATCCTATGGTGTCACGATATTCCTCAGAGGGGCTTAGTAACCTTACTTGTGGGCTATAGAATTCCACCTCATTTGGTTCCACGTGTTGCCAAATTTCAGTTGAATATGATTTTGAATTGGGAGCAGATGTGTGGACGCTAATAGCTGTCCCAGTTTGACCAGTGTGGTAGCAACAAATCAGAAAAATGTAGTGTGGAAACAATAAAAGCCAAGGGAAGCTACATTTTTGCACCAGCATGACAAAGTTTGCACCTGTTTTTAAACTGTAAGTGTAAATTATGTTCAAAGTCAGTTACTATTTGTTTGATAATCCAGTAGTTTGTATGGCCTCATCTTCCACTTTTGgaatgtaaatgtatatatttttggtaTTTTTTCCCCTAACTTTTGTAAATGGGAGCATCAATGGTATCAATAGAAAATACTAATTCCCAGGTCACATACAAAAAATAAGTAGTCAGCTGGTCACTGGTTTTGTTGACAAGATGCAGCTCCTTTACCGTACCATAAGAACCAGAGGTCACCTGAACACAGTGAATGTCAGTCTCTAGAAGATGAGAGAGACACAAGCATCACACTGGATCTGGTCATGGCACACCCAcgaacagtggtgtaaagtacttaagtaaaaatattttcAAGTACTGCTTAtgtcatttttgggggggtatctgtactttactatttatattattttatattatttatattattttattttatttacctcACTATATTCCTGtagaaaatattgttatttttactccatacattttccctgacaacccaaAGTCCTCCCTACATTTTCAATGCGtgaaattcacgcacttatcaagagaacacatggccatccctactgcctatggtctgacggactcactaaacacaaatgcatcttttgtaaataatgtctgagatttggagtgtgcccctgactatccgtacatttaaaaa from Oncorhynchus tshawytscha isolate Ot180627B linkage group LG09, Otsh_v2.0, whole genome shotgun sequence encodes the following:
- the LOC112258846 gene encoding matrix Gla protein, which encodes MRTLLQCVALSVTISLCVCYDSQESTESFEDVFVSPYRANSFINPQSPQRGSAYNTPSRGSTYRRTMKSPAERRTETCEDYSPCRFFAHHYGYQLAYQRYFRARNPGTTGTRGF